Genomic window (Cystobacter fuscus DSM 2262):
CAGGCCCGCTTCCGACGGGGAGATCAGCGGGCCGATGCTGAGCAACCCCGGCGCGCGCCCCTCGTCGCGCCCCAGCTCCAGTGGTGCGGCCCGCGCCTCGCAGCCAGGGGGCGTGCGCCCCATCAGCGCGACCACGGGGCGCCGGGTGTCGAGCGCGGGCGTCGTGCGCGTCCCCTCCTCCACCGCCCCGCGCGAGGCACCGGCCCCCGAGACGATGGCGAGCCCGCTGACGGCCGCCCGCGTCCTCGAGAGCCCGAACGAGCCGCACGACAACACGCCCCTCGATATCGAGGTGCCGTCGGTCACCCACATCACGGCGCTGGAGTCCACCCCGGGCGATCCGCGCGAGCAACGGGCCCGCGAGGAGAAGGAGCGCGAGGAGAAGCAACGGCGCATGGTGCGCCAGCTCAGCATCCCGCTCTTCGTCCTCGCGCTGCTCGGCCTGCTCTACCTCGTCTTCTCACCCAAGAAGGCCAGTGAAGAGGAAGCCGCCAGGAGGGCCCCGTTGTGGCTCACCTCCACGCCGCCGGGCGCCACGGTGAAGCTCAACGGCCAGGACGTGCCCGGCGTCACGCCGCTCTTCGTGCCGGATGTGCCGATCTACGAGGCCAGCACCTTCGTGCTCACGCTGCCGGGCTACCGGACGTGGACCAAGCGCTTCACGCCCACGGCCAGCGACAAGCCCACCCTGAACGCGGTGTTCGAGCCGCTCGAGGTGGAGCCCCCTCCCCAGGCACCGCCCCCCGAGCCCGCTCCCGCGCCCGAGCAGCCCGACCTGTCGCGCAACGCGGTGGACTACCCGACGCGGCTGTTCGTCCTGCGCCCGCGCTACAACGCCTTCGTCGTGGACGGGCTCGCCACGGCCTCCCTCGAGCTCAACCCCCGGGTGGCCTACGCGGTCAGCACCGACGGCAGCGCCTCGCTGGCCTCCGGGCGGGGCGGGGCCACGGGCACGCTCGCCTACTTCGCCGAGGGCGACGACCTGTCCGCGGACGAGACCTTCGGGCTGCTCGGCCCGTCCACGCGCACGCTCAAGGGCGTGCGCCGGCTGCATGTCTTCCTCCTGGACGATGACCTGGCGGACAACAGCGGCACGGTGCGGGTGAACCTGCGCCAGTCCCAGTTCGTCGCGCCGCGCAGCCTCACCTTCGAGGCCACCCGCCACGCGCTGGTGCTCGCCCCCGAGCAGCAGTTCGTCCTGCGCGGGCTCAACCCGGACGCCGTCTACATGCTCACCGTGCGCGATGACGTCGCGGAGCTGCGCGTGGGCCCCACCGGCCGCACCCGCCGCGTGTTGTGCGTGGAGAGCAACTCGAAGTCCGCCCGGCGCTCGCACCGCCTGCTCGAGTCGGGCAAACGCTTCCAGATGACGGGCGCGGACACCCTGCGCTGCGCCTTCCCGGATGTGCGCGTGGAGGACAACGCGGGCGCCTTCGAGGTGGACCTCGTCGACGTCACCGAGATGTCCCGCAAGGAGCGCGCCGACGCCCTGCGCGGCCCCCTGCGCTGAGCCGCCTCCCCCGAGGCGAGGTAGGGAGCGGGCGGACAGGCGCCGATGCCATCCGACATGAGCGCCCAAACGCCCACCAGCCAAGCATACTTTGAGCACCGTTTTTCAACGGAACGGTGCATACTCTAGGGAAGGGCCTGGATCACCGGGTCCCTCCAAAAACCGAAGGATTCCTTCCGTAAGGGCTTGCTCGCGGCGGTGAGGCGATCAGGTTCAACAAGGACGGGAAAGGCACGTGGGCGCGGAGCCATTCATGGCACCGGGCCCACATGTCTTTTTGGGGCCACCCGCTCCCTCGAGAGGGAGGGAAGCGGGGGAGAAGGCGGCTCAGATGTCCAGGTTCTGCACGTTGAGGGCGTTGCGCTCGATGAACTCGCGCCGCGGCTCGACGGCCTCGCCCATGAGGAGCGAGAAGATCTCATCGCTCTCCACCGCGTCCTCGACGCGCACCTGCAGGAGCGTGCGGGTGGCCGGGTTCATGGTGGTCTCCCAGAGCTGCTCGGGGTTCATCTCGCCCAGACCCTTGTAGCGCTGCAGGCCGAGTCCCTTCTGGGCGTCCTTGCGCACGGCCTCGAGGACTTCCTGGACGGACAGGGCGAGCACCTCGCCATCGCCCACCTTCACCTTGTAGGGCGCCTTGCCCAGCGAGGCGAACGCGTCGTGCAGGCTCGCGAGCTCCTGGTACTCGGGCGAGGAGAGGAAGGCGTGGTCGAACACGGACTGGCGCAGGCCGCCGTTGATGTCCGTCTTCACCACCAGCTTCTTCGCCTGGGCCTCGGGGTCGTCCACGATGGCCGTCTCCATGCGGCCGAGGGTGTCCGGCATGCGCATCTGGAGGTAGGCGCGCAGCTGCGCCACCTGCTCGCCGAGCAGGGCCTCGTTGGACAGGGTGGCCACGTTCAGGCTGCTGCCCTGCACCAGGGCGTCCACCACGCGCGCGTCCCGCCGCGCCGCCAGCTTCTCCAGGCGCTCCTCGTAGGTGAGCACCTTCTCCAGGAGCGAGCGCAGCTCCGAGCCGCCCAGCTCCCCGCCCGGCGTCACCACGCGCGAATGGTCCGAGGCGATGCGCAAGAGGTAGTCATTGAGGCCGCGCTGATCCTTGACGTACAGGTCCTTCTTGTTGCGCGTGACTTTGTAGAGCGGCGGCTGGGCGATGTAGAGGTAGCCGCTCTGGATGAGCTCCGGCATCTGCCGGTAGAAGAACGTGAGCAGCAGGGTGCGGATGTGGCTGCCGTCCACGTCGGCGTCCGTCATCAGGATGATGCGGTGGTAGCGCGCCTTGGTGGGATCGTAATCCTCGCGGCCGATGCCCGTGCCCAGCGCGGTGATGAGCGTGACGATCTCCGCGCTGGTGAGCATCTTCTCGAAGCGCGCCTTCTCCACGTTGAGGATTTTGCCGCGCAGGGGAAGGATGGCCTGGTTGCGCCGGTCGCGGCCCTGCTTGGCCGAGCCGCCTGCGGAGTCACCCTCGACGAGGTACAGCTCGCTCTCGCTCGGATCGCGGCTCTGGCAGTCGGCGAGCTTGCCCGGCAGCGAGCCGCCATCGAGGATGCCCTTGCGCCGCACCGTCTCGCGCGCCTTGCGCGCCGCGATGCGCGCGCGCGTGGCGTCGCCAATCTTCATGACGATCTTCTTGGCGACGATGGGGTTCTCCTCGAGGAAGGTGGCGAGCTGGTCATTGACCATCTGCTCGACCAGACCCTTGACCTCGCTGTTGCCCAGCTTCGTCTTCGTCTGCCCCTCGAACTGGGGGTTGGACAGCTTCACGGAGATGACGGCGGACAGGCCCTCGCGCGCGTCCTCGCCGGTGGGCGTCTCCTTGAGGTCCTTCCACACGCCGCTCTTCTCCGCGTAGGTGTTGAGCGTGCGGGTGAGCGCGGCCTTCATGCCCGACAGGTGCGTGCCCCCCTCGTGCGTGTTGATGTTGTTGGCGAAGGTGTAGATGCGCTCGTCGTAGCCATCGTTCCACTGCAGGGCGATCTCCAGCGCCAGGCCCTCGCGCTCGGTGCTGAAGTGGATGGGCTTGTCGTGCAGCGCCTCCTTCGCCTTGTTGATGTACTCCACGAAGGACACGATGCCGCCGTCGAACTTGAACTCGTGCTCCTTGCCGATGCGCATGTCGCGGATGACGATGCGCAGGCCGGCGTTGAGGAACGCGAGCTCGCGCATGCGCTGGCTGAGCGTCTCGAAGTTGAAGTCCACCACCTCCATGATGGTGGGGTCCGGCTTGAACGAGATGAGCGTGCCGCGCTTGTCCGTCTCGCCCACCACCGTCACCGCGTCCTGCGGCACGCCGCGCGCGTAGGAGTGCTCGTACACCTTGCCAGCGCGCTGGATGCGGACCTTGAACCACTCGGAGAGGAAGTTCACGCACGTGACGCCCACGCCGTGCAGACCGCCGGACACCTTGTAGGCGCCGTTGCCGAACTTGCTGCCCGCGTGCAGCTCGGTGAGCACCACGTCCAGCGTGTCCTTGCCCTTGAACTTGGGATCCGGGTGGGGACCTACCGGAATGCCGCGGCCGTTGTCCTGCACCGACAGCGAGCCATCCACGTGGATGACCACCTCGATGTCCGTGCAGTGGCCCGCGAGCGCCTCGTCGACGGAGTTGTCCACCACCTCGTAGACGAGCTTGTGCAGCCCGTAGTGGACGGTGTCGCCGATGTACATGCCCGGCCGCTTGCGAACGGCTTCCGCGCCTTCCAGCTTCGTGATGGCACCGGCGTCATAGTCCCCGGACGACGACGACGGAGCCGCCGGAGTGGCGGGGGTGGGGAGGTTTTCCATGTGCGGAGATCCTTCGGAAATCACAGGTCGGGAAGCCCGGGTGCCTACCATTGGAAGATACCCCGGACAAGAATGTGGAGAACACGCAAGGCGTGGAAAAGATTCACGAAATGTCCCGAAATGACGCTAGGCGTCGAACCGGGGGACGGGCTTGCGTTCCTCGAGAGCGGACGCGAGCTCGCCATAGGTGTTTTTGGAGGCGAAGAGGTGCCGGGTGACGAGCACCCGTCCCCCCTCGTCGAGGAACAGGCCGAGCACCTCGCCGTGGCGGCCGATGCGCCGCACGGAGTCGATCTGCCCCCAGGACAGCTGAATCCGGCCGGTGGAAAAGGGACGAGCCACTTCCACGCCCCGAGCACTGAGTGTAACGCCCCAGCCTGACCGGGGCCGCAAGCGATGCCAGGCGAACGCGAAGACGAGCATCAAGCCTCCGGTGACGCCCGCCCGGGCCACGGCCAGGGGAGGGTTGCCCTGTGAGCGGGCATCCGCCAGGGACCAGGCGCTGAGAATGGCCAGCACACACGCGCCCAGGAACAGGGCGCGGCGCGAGAAGCGGGGATCGAAGGCGTAGAAGCGGGGCTCCATGCGAGCAGCCTGCACCCTACCCTCCCCGAGGGCCCGCCGGGTATTTTCCCGCCGCCCGCACTGTCCACCCGCAAGCGCCCGCGCACTCCAGGAGAGCCCCCCATGACGGACGCTGAACTCACCGCGCGGCTGCGCGCCAACCTGCTGGCCTTCAAGGCGATGCAGACGCGCACCACGGCCCTGCGCGGGCTCGAGATGCCAGGAGTCCGGGCCCTGTGCCTGCCCGGCCGGGGTGTTCCCCTCTTCCAGCAACAGGTGCTGTACGCCCACCCGGAGGCGCTCGCGCCCGCCCTGCCCCGGCTGGAGGCCTGGTACCGCGACCAGCACGTGCCCGCCTGGCGCGTGCTCGTCACCCCGGGGGACTCGCACGCCGAGTCCGCCCTGGCCGCCGCCGGCTACGCGCCCGAGGGCGGCATGCCCGCCATGGGCCTGTGCCTCGCACCCACTCCGCCCTCCCGCCTCCCCCCGGGGCTCTGCCTGGAGTCCTCCGAGGACCCGCGCGAGGTGATTGAACTCAACAGGCTGTGCTACCCCCCGGGCGTCATGGACTTCCTGGGCGTCTGGGGGGGTGGATCGCCGCCGGACGTCCCGCTGTACGGGGTGCTCGTGCGCGAGGCGGGCCGGGTGCTCTCCGGGGGACTGGCGCTCGATCTGGACGACACCGCGGGCGTGTACATGGTCGCCACGCACCCCGAGGCGCGCCGCCGGGGACTGGGCGCGCGGGTGATGGAGGCCCTGCACGCGCGGGCGCTCGCGCGCGGCCGCGCCGCCTCCGTCCTCCAGTCGTCCGAGGAGGGCGTCGCCATGTACCAGCACATCGGCTACCGGCACCTCGGGACGTGGGTCAACTGGGTGCGCCGCGCCGGGCAGGCGGCTCCAGGGGCAGCTCCAGGGTGAAGCGCGCGCCCCCTTCCGGGCGATGCTCCGCCCAGACGCGGCCGCCATGAGCCTCGGCCGCCCGGCGCGCCAGGTACAGCCCCAGCCCCAGTCCCCCGTACGAGCGCGAGGACACCGCCCGCCCGAAGCGCTCGAAGATGCGCTCCAGGTGCGCCTCCGGCACGCCGATGCCCTGGTCCTCCACCACCACGCGCGCCCGGCCCCCGGCCTCCTCGCCGCGCACCTCCACCGGCAGGCGCGGACCGAACTTGAGGGCGTTGGCCACCAGGCTCGACACCACCTGCTCCACGCGCATCCGGTCCCACTGGCCCACCAGCCCCGGAGCCACGTTCACCCGCAGTCCACAGCCCACCGCCTCGGCCTCCGCCTGGAAGCGCTCCAGCACCTCGCCCACCAGCTCGCCCAGGTCCACCCGCTCGGGGGACAGGGGCAGCTCGCCCGTGGACAACAGCGACACGTCCAGGAGCGACTCCACCAGCGTGCCCAGGCGCCGCACCTGGCGCAGCCCCCGCTCCAGCCGCTCGCACAGGGCCGGGGACTCGCGCCGGGAGCGCTGCACGAGCGAGCCGAGCTGCAACCCCAGCGTGGTCAACGGCGTGCGCAGCTCGTGCGCGGCCACGGCCAGGAAGTCGTCGCGCAGGTGGATGGCCTCCTGCGCCTCGCGGTAGAGCCGCGCGTTCTCCAGCGCGAGCGCGGCGCGGCGCCCCACGTCCTGGAAGAGCGCCAGGTCCTCCGCCGTGAAGGCCGCCCGGTCTCCCGTGGCGAACAGGGTCATCACCCCCTGGCTCTGCCGCCGCCCCCGCAGAGGGACGCAGACGGCCGAGTGCAAGCGCAGCTCGGTCACCACGCGCAGGTGCTCCGGCGAGCGCGCCCAGGCCAGTAACTCGGCCCGGAACTCCGGCACCCACTGCGCCTGGCCCGTGCGCCAGGTATACGCGGAGCCCGAGGTAGCATCCGGCACGAGCGGGAAGAGCCGGTCCAGGTCGCGACCCCGCTCCACCCATTCGGGGTCCTCGTGCGCCAGCACCACCAGCTCGAGCTGCCCCTTGTCGTCGGGAGCGTAGACGGAGCACCAGTCCGCCAGCTCCGGCACCATCAGCCGCGCCACCTGCTGCAGCGTCTCCTGGAAGTCCAGCGAGCCCGCCAACACCTCGCCCACGCGCGCCATCAGCGAGCGCTCGCGGCGCAGGCGCGACACCTCCAGCTCACGGGCCACCACCGCCGACAGCCGGTCCAGGCTCGCCCGGGAGAAGCAATCCCGTGCCCCCGCCTTCATCACCTCACCGGCCCCGCGCTCGTCCAGGTGCTCGGAGAGGACCAGGAGCGGAATCTCCAGGCCGCGCGCGCGCACGGCGTCCAGCACCGTCACGGCGTCGAGGCCCGGCGGGCCCTCGCCACACACGAGCACCTCCCACGGCCCCCGCTCCAGCGCCGTGCCCAGCTCCCCGGCGGTGCGCACGACGCACGCCTGGATTTCACCGTGGCCGCCCTCGCGCAGGGCCTCCACCACCCGAGCCTCGTCGTTCGGCTCTCCCGCCACCAGCAGGACGCGCAGGGGCGCCGTCATCCACGAGCCCCCGGCCCCCAACCCTGGCCGGCACCCGTCCCGAGGCGCACGCCCGCCCGGGGCACCTCGTCCTCACGCAAGAGGGATCGCTGGATGTACATGCTCGCAACTCCACGCCTTGGACCCAAGGACAAGCCTATAGCGGGTCCCTTCCGTGTCGTCCGCCAGGAAGCAACCCCCCTGGTCCTGGAACGCTCCCCGGTGAACGTCTCGCGGCGAGCCGGCGGCGCCGGAGCCTGAAAAAAGTCTGGAAAATGCCCGTCAGGACTCGCGCCCGGGTCCCGTCCCCGTCCTCATCGGAACGCCCGGCCGGAAAGGCCCCACACGCCCCATCGTCCAGCCCTGAAAAGGCCCTCTCCCATCGAGAGAGGACAACGAAACCGATGGCTTTCCCACTCGGGCGTTCCGTCCCCTTCCACACCCGCTTCTCGCGTCCGGCCGAACAGGCCCCACAAGCCCACACTCTCCGTGTCGCCGGTTCGACTCCGGCTCTCCCGATACGCCGCACCGGGAGATAGCTCAGGGGTAGAGCAAGAGACTCCCACTCGTGGCTTGTTCACTCGGACGCGGTCTTTCCTTCCGCCTCACGCCCGCAGGACACTGCCCTCCAGCTCCAGCACGCGCTGCTCGAAGAGGCGCAAGGCCTCGCGCAGGTCGGACGAGGCCGCCTCCGCGGGAGCGTTGCGCGCGTTCATCAGCCGTCGCCGCGCCGCCAACAAGGCGCGCTGCCCCTGCTCGGTGTGCGGAGCGCTCCCGGCCTCCGCCAGGTCCACCGCCACGCGCAGCACCGAGGTGAGCTCGCGCAGCACGAGGTCGTCCTGGAGCTCCGGGGCCTGGGTGAGCGTGGAGAAGCCCTGCCGCGCGGCCACGAGGTTGCCCTGGGTGGCCTGCACCGCGGACAGGTGCGCGCTGAAGCGCAGCGAGTGCCACCGGGACACCCGGGCCAGCAGCCCCACCGCGTCCTCCAGGCTCCCCCGCGCGGAGGCAAGCGCGCCGAGCGCCACCAGCGCCCGGCCCTGCTCGCCCAGCGCCACGCCCTCCACCAGCCGCATGCCGAGCTGCCGCCCCATCCGCACCGCCTCGCCCAACTGCTCGCGCGCCTCCGCCGCCCGGCCCGCGTCGAGCAGGAAGCAGCCCAGGTTCACCAGCGCCAGCGCCTGGCCCGAGCGGTCTCCCACGCGCGCCGCCTTCTCCAGGGCCTCCTCCAGCAGCGTCACCGCCTCCGCCGTGCGCCCGTGCTCGCCAATGGCCAGCGCGTAGTTGACGAGGAAGCCCACCTCGAACGCAACGTCGCCGATGGCCCGGAACAGCTCCAGTGCCGAGCGCAGGTGCGGCAGCGCCGGCTCCACCCCGCGCCGTCCCAGCTCCAACAGGCCGAGGTTGCCCACCGCGTACGCGTCCAGCCAGAGGTCTCCCCCCGAGGACAGCTCCAGCGCCTCCTGGATGAGCGTCCAGGCCGCGCCCGTGTCGCACTCCTCCCGGGCCACGATGCACAGGTCCACCAGGACGCGCTTCTCCCGCTCCCCCGCGCCCAGCTCCCGGTAGATGGAGCGCGCCTCGCCCAGGTCCGTCCACGCGGCCGTCATCCGGCCCTCCATGTGGTGCACCCGGCCCCGGACGGCGAGCGCCTCGGCGCGCAGCAGCGGGTCCACCTCCACGTGGACCGACAGCTCCAGCGCCTTGTCCAGACGCGCCAGCGTGAGGCCCACCGGCCCGCGCGCCATCACGTCCGGCTCCAGCGCCACCAGCGCGCCCAGCGCCCGCTCCAGCGTGCTCGCCGTGACGGGCGCCACCGCCAGCGCGTTGTCACACGCCGCCAGCAGGTTCTCGCGCTCGAGCACCAGCCGGCGGAAGGCCATCTCCCCCGCCCCTCCCCCGCCCCGCTCGCTCAAGCGCCGCGCGAGCGCCAGGTAGCACGCCGCGTGGCGCGCCGCGACCGTCGCCCCCTCGCCCCGCTCCGCCAGGCGGCTCGAGGCGTACTGGCGGATGCTCTCGTACATGCCCAGGCGCAGCTCCCCCGGGAGCCCATCCGGCGTGAAGACGCGCAAGAGCGACTTGGAGCGCAGCGAGTGGATGATCTCCAGCACGTCCGGCCCGCCCGGGGGGAACACCAGCACGGCCTCGGCCGACTCCAGGGTGAAGCCGCCGCGGAACACCGAGCACTGCGCCAGCGCCGCGCGCTCGGCGGGCTCCAAGAGGTTCCACGACCAGTCGATCGCCCCCCACAGCGTGTTCTGCCGCGCCGACACGTCGCGCCGCCCGCCGCGCAACAGCTCGAAGCGGCGCGAGAGCCGATCTTGAATCTGACTCACCCCGAGCAGGTTGGTGCGCGCCGCCGCCAGCTCGATGGCCAGGGGGATGCCGTCCAGCTTGCGCACGATGTCCGCCACCAGGGGGGCCTCCGTCTCCGTCAGCTCGAAGCCCCCGCGCACCGCGCGCGTGCGCTGCACGAACAGGTACACCGCGCCACAGGCGAGCAGCACCGGCAGCCGCGTCTCGCCCTCCTCGGGCACCCTCAGGGGCTCCAGGTCCACCACGCGCTCGGTGGGCAACTGGAGCGCCTCGCGCGAGGTGACGAGGAAGCGGGCCCGGGGCGCCAGCTCGCGCCAGCGGCCCAGCGTGGCGGGCATGCGCTGGATGACGTGCTCCACGTTGTCGAGGATGACCAGCACGTCCCCGCGTCCGGCCAGGGCGCGGCCCAGCCGGTCCGCGGGCTCGCTGTCCTCGCCCGAGCGCGTGAGCGCGACGCCGAGCGCCCGGCCCACGGCATGACAGATGTCATCCACCGTCACCGCGTCCGACAGCTCGCACAGCCACACCCCGCCGTCCCACGCCTCCGCCTCCAGGTTGCCGAAGCGCGTGGCCAGCCGGCTCTTGCCCATGCCACCCGGGCCCAGCAGCGTCACCAGCGAGTGGCCCTCGGCGAAGCAGCGGCGCAGCTCCTTGAGCTCCTCGTCGCGGCCAATCAGCTCCCCCGTCTCGCCCGGGAGGTTGCCCCGCCGGGCCTTCTGCACCCGCGGCGCCTCGAAGCGGCGATCCGCGAGCCGCGCGGGCAGCACCTCCACCAGCGCCATGGGCTCCTCGATGCCCTTGAGGAGATAGTCGCCCAGCGAGCGCACCACGGGGCCACCCAGCGCCTCCCACGCGTCCGCCACGCGCGTCCACGCGCTCGCGCTCACCAGCACCTGGCCGCCATGGCCCGCCGAGGCGATGCGCGCCGCCGCGTTCACCATCCGCCCGTAGTAGTCCATGTGGCCAGTGCGCTCATCGAGCCGGCACTCGGGCTCGCCCAGGTGCACGCCCATGCGCACGCGCAGCCCCCGGTGCATCACCCCGTGGGGGCCCCGCTCCACCCGCGCGTCCGGCTCGGCGAGCAGCACCTCGGGCCAGGGCGCCTCCAACAGCGCCTGCTGCGCCTCCAGGCACCAGCGCACCGCCTCCACCACCGACGCGAAGGCCACCATGAAGGAGTCCCCCTGCGTCTTCACCTCGTAGCCCCCGTGCACGTCCAGCAGGGCGCGCAGCACCTCGTTGTGCACGTCCAGCGCCCGGCCCATGTCGGAGGGGCAGCGCTCCCACAGCCGGGTGGAGCCCTGCACGTCCGTGAAGACGAGCGCGACCGTGCCCGTGGGGGCCACCACGGGGGAAGCGTTGCGCACGGGGAAGTCCCCGGCGCTCGGAATCTCGATGGCACCGGCCGGTGGAAACATGCGCAAAACGATCCCCATCACCAGTCCCCTCGCCTGGGGTCATGATGACCACGCGAGCGCGCATTGGCGCCTGCCCAGCTTTTCCATCCGTGCACCAGCGCACGGATTTCCAGGGGCCAGGACGAGACCCCAGGGGGGTTGAAACATCCACCCGTGAACAGCCCCCGGCGAGCGGGGGCCACCGGGGAGGGATCATCCCTCGGGGGTCCGACGCATCAGGCCACGCACCACGAGTGCGCCGGCCAGCAGGGACAGTCCGCGGGTGAGCAGTTCCACCCCCACCACGACGCCGAGCACCCACAGGGACGCGGAGGGCATCCGGCTGAAGATGAGGGCGCCGAGCATCACCGACACCGCGCCCTGGGCGAAGTCCCAGCCCCAGCCCGGGTGGCGATCCGAGCTCGCGGTGATGACGCGGAAGAAGCCACTGGCGAAGAAGTACGCGGCGAGCAGCAACGTGAGCGACATCAGCCCCGCACCCGGCTGGGTGAGGAGGAAGCCCCCCACGAGGAACGACAGCAGGCCCCCGAGGACGAACAGGAGGAAGGGGCCGGTGTCGCGGTTGCGCAGGCCGTGGACGATCTCCAACAGCCCCGCCACCATCAGCACCACACCGTAGAAGAGGACGGACAGGGCGCTGGTGAGGGTCGCGCTGCCCAGCGCCAGCACGCCGAGCAGGGTGACGAGCACCCCCATCACCAGGGGGCCCGTCCACAGTGCGCTCGGATGCCAGGGGCGACGGGGAGGCGGCTCGAGGGAGGAGTCGGGGGTGGCCATGGGGGGCGCTCTCCGGAACGGCGGGTGGGGCTGTGCCTCGAACGTGGGAGTCGGTCCGGAGGCCGACAAGGGACGACCGAGGACTCCCAGGAGGCGGATGGCTCCTCGGTCCGGATGACGAGCGGGCACGGGTCGCCGGGAAGAGAACGCGGGGGCCTCGGAAGCCGCGGCTCCCAAGGCCCCCTTTTCCGACTCAGGCCCGCGCCTCCAGCACAGAATCCTGGAGCGCGTCGGGGACGGGCTCATAGGCGGACAGGCGCAGACTGGCCGAGGCGCGTCCCTGCGTGCGGCCCCGGAGGCTCGTCACATAGCCGAAGAGGTTCGCCATGGGCACCCGCGCGGAGACGCTCCGCGTGGCCCCATGGCCCTCCAGGCCCCCCACCCGTCCGCGCCGAGAGGACAGGTCCCCGAGCACGTCGCCGAGGAACTCCTCGGGCGTGGTGACCTCCACGTCCATCACGGGCTCGAGCAACCGCACACCCGCGTGGCGCGCGGCCTCCTGGAAGGCGAGCGAGCCGGCCATCATGAAGGCCTGCGGGGTGGAGTCGCGCACGTGCGTGCTCCCATCGAGCAGCCGCACCTCCACGTCCACCACCGGGTGGCCCGAGAGCACCCCGCGCCGCATGGCGCCCTCCACGCCCTTCTCGATGGCGGGGATGAATTCCCGGGGGATGACGCCGCCGTGGGTGTCGTCCACGAAGACGAGCCCCGCGCCACGAGGCGCCGGACCGACCTCGAGCACCACATGGGCGTACTGACCAGGGCCTCCGCTCTGCCGGACATGACGGTACTCCTGACGCACCCGGCGGCGCAGCGTCT
Coding sequences:
- a CDS encoding hybrid sensor histidine kinase/response regulator, whose amino-acid sequence is MTAPLRVLLVAGEPNDEARVVEALREGGHGEIQACVVRTAGELGTALERGPWEVLVCGEGPPGLDAVTVLDAVRARGLEIPLLVLSEHLDERGAGEVMKAGARDCFSRASLDRLSAVVARELEVSRLRRERSLMARVGEVLAGSLDFQETLQQVARLMVPELADWCSVYAPDDKGQLELVVLAHEDPEWVERGRDLDRLFPLVPDATSGSAYTWRTGQAQWVPEFRAELLAWARSPEHLRVVTELRLHSAVCVPLRGRRQSQGVMTLFATGDRAAFTAEDLALFQDVGRRAALALENARLYREAQEAIHLRDDFLAVAAHELRTPLTTLGLQLGSLVQRSRRESPALCERLERGLRQVRRLGTLVESLLDVSLLSTGELPLSPERVDLGELVGEVLERFQAEAEAVGCGLRVNVAPGLVGQWDRMRVEQVVSSLVANALKFGPRLPVEVRGEEAGGRARVVVEDQGIGVPEAHLERIFERFGRAVSSRSYGGLGLGLYLARRAAEAHGGRVWAEHRPEGGARFTLELPLEPPARRGAPS
- a CDS encoding PH domain-containing protein, which translates into the protein MEPRFYAFDPRFSRRALFLGACVLAILSAWSLADARSQGNPPLAVARAGVTGGLMLVFAFAWHRLRPRSGWGVTLSARGVEVARPFSTGRIQLSWGQIDSVRRIGRHGEVLGLFLDEGGRVLVTRHLFASKNTYGELASALEERKPVPRFDA
- the gyrB gene encoding DNA topoisomerase (ATP-hydrolyzing) subunit B, encoding MENLPTPATPAAPSSSSGDYDAGAITKLEGAEAVRKRPGMYIGDTVHYGLHKLVYEVVDNSVDEALAGHCTDIEVVIHVDGSLSVQDNGRGIPVGPHPDPKFKGKDTLDVVLTELHAGSKFGNGAYKVSGGLHGVGVTCVNFLSEWFKVRIQRAGKVYEHSYARGVPQDAVTVVGETDKRGTLISFKPDPTIMEVVDFNFETLSQRMRELAFLNAGLRIVIRDMRIGKEHEFKFDGGIVSFVEYINKAKEALHDKPIHFSTEREGLALEIALQWNDGYDERIYTFANNINTHEGGTHLSGMKAALTRTLNTYAEKSGVWKDLKETPTGEDAREGLSAVISVKLSNPQFEGQTKTKLGNSEVKGLVEQMVNDQLATFLEENPIVAKKIVMKIGDATRARIAARKARETVRRKGILDGGSLPGKLADCQSRDPSESELYLVEGDSAGGSAKQGRDRRNQAILPLRGKILNVEKARFEKMLTSAEIVTLITALGTGIGREDYDPTKARYHRIILMTDADVDGSHIRTLLLTFFYRQMPELIQSGYLYIAQPPLYKVTRNKKDLYVKDQRGLNDYLLRIASDHSRVVTPGGELGGSELRSLLEKVLTYEERLEKLAARRDARVVDALVQGSSLNVATLSNEALLGEQVAQLRAYLQMRMPDTLGRMETAIVDDPEAQAKKLVVKTDINGGLRQSVFDHAFLSSPEYQELASLHDAFASLGKAPYKVKVGDGEVLALSVQEVLEAVRKDAQKGLGLQRYKGLGEMNPEQLWETTMNPATRTLLQVRVEDAVESDEIFSLLMGEAVEPRREFIERNALNVQNLDI
- a CDS encoding GNAT family N-acetyltransferase; amino-acid sequence: MTDAELTARLRANLLAFKAMQTRTTALRGLEMPGVRALCLPGRGVPLFQQQVLYAHPEALAPALPRLEAWYRDQHVPAWRVLVTPGDSHAESALAAAGYAPEGGMPAMGLCLAPTPPSRLPPGLCLESSEDPREVIELNRLCYPPGVMDFLGVWGGGSPPDVPLYGVLVREAGRVLSGGLALDLDDTAGVYMVATHPEARRRGLGARVMEALHARALARGRAASVLQSSEEGVAMYQHIGYRHLGTWVNWVRRAGQAAPGAAPG
- a CDS encoding serine/threonine-protein kinase — its product is MAPNAARDFGRYELVSKLASGGMAVTYRATMRGAAGVTKPVVIKQILPHFADDPAFVEMFISEARVAAALTHGNIAQVFDFGEIDGQYFLAMEFVHGQPLSKVLRRAQRAGLPALPIPLALYIASQICDGLDYAHRHLDERGEPLGLVHRDVSPDNVLISYEGQVKVIDFGIAKATSLVEESTSPGMVKGKYPYFSTEQARGDQDLDARSDTFAVGVVLYEMLCGRRPYDGDFVTVLPRLLAGDYPRPSTLNPAIAPEVELVLATAMALEREQRYPTAQAFSEALREQLYSAWPRFSPSMASQLLGHLFAEDLAAEGRRVEVTPAFLEQLAEWQHQTSAAPRAASASTSRPRARPASDGEISGPMLSNPGARPSSRPSSSGAARASQPGGVRPISATTGRRVSSAGVVRVPSSTAPREAPAPETMASPLTAARVLESPNEPHDNTPLDIEVPSVTHITALESTPGDPREQRAREEKEREEKQRRMVRQLSIPLFVLALLGLLYLVFSPKKASEEEAARRAPLWLTSTPPGATVKLNGQDVPGVTPLFVPDVPIYEASTFVLTLPGYRTWTKRFTPTASDKPTLNAVFEPLEVEPPPQAPPPEPAPAPEQPDLSRNAVDYPTRLFVLRPRYNAFVVDGLATASLELNPRVAYAVSTDGSASLASGRGGATGTLAYFAEGDDLSADETFGLLGPSTRTLKGVRRLHVFLLDDDLADNSGTVRVNLRQSQFVAPRSLTFEATRHALVLAPEQQFVLRGLNPDAVYMLTVRDDVAELRVGPTGRTRRVLCVESNSKSARRSHRLLESGKRFQMTGADTLRCAFPDVRVEDNAGAFEVDLVDVTEMSRKERADALRGPLR